CCCAACGTTTTTCTTCAGAACCGCTACGGTTAACCGTTGCGATTTTGATAGTTGTTGCATTGTCTGCTTTCTTTTCTGAGTTTCCGCAAGCTGCAAGAGCCAAACCTGCGACTGTAGCAAGGGCTGCTACACCAAGCCATTTTTTGATTTTCATGATTCTTTCTCCTTAAAAATAATACCGTACTAGTATCTCACAATTTGTTTGATTCCACAAATTGTTATTAGATAGGCAGATGTATAGTTTAAAACTATATCCCTAAAAACTGAGAAATCACCCATCTTCATCAGAATGGATGATTTCAAGAAATTATTTAATATCTGCTTCTGCTGGTAGATAAGTGTCACCGAAGAATTGTTTAGACAATTTTTCAAGCGTTCCATCTTTGTAGAGTTCTTGAATACGTTTGTCTACAAATGTTTTCAACTCATCTTGACCTTTAGCAAGAAGTGGGTAAACGTAAGGTTGTTGGTCGCTTGGAAGCTCAATGACTTTCAAGTTATCCAACCCTTGGTTTTTGATAACTGTTTCAACACCGATTTTATCAAAAATCTTGTAGTCGAATTGACCATCACTCAAACGTACCATGATTTGTTGGAAGTCCGCTTTAGTGTAGTTAAGGATAGTTGGATTATCTGCATGTTGTTTGTTATATTCTTCCAACTGTTTAGCTGATGTAGTAGCTTGAACAACTTCCGTCGATTTTCCACCGATATCATCGAGAGACTTGATGCTGTTGTCATCTTTCTTCACTACAAGGACATTAGGGTTTTGGGCAATTGGTGCGGCATAGAGGTATTTCTCCGCACGTTCTTTAGTGTAACTAAGATTGTTTACAGCCATATTGTAGCGGTCAGCATCAAGACCTGCAAAGACACCTGACCATTCTGTCTTTTCAAACTTGACATCATACTTGTCAGAGTCTTTAAAGATAGCACGAACCACTTCAATCTCGTAACCAGTCAATTCGCCATTTTCTTCATAGATAAATGGTTTTGGTGATCCGTTAGTTGCAACAATAATTTCTTTCTTGCTAGCTGCTTCTCCTTCTTTTTTCGCACCACCTGAGCAAGCTGCTAACACACCTGCAGCAACAAGTCCTAAGGCAGCAAGAGATGAGTATTTAACGATTTTTTTCATGTCATTTCCTCCAAAATAAAATACCTTCTAATTTTAACAAAAAAAGACTATTTACGCCATTATATGATATCTATCTCTGTGATAAGTTTTCTTTATAGTTGATTTAAAAGGCCAAACGCAAGACGGCAATCAAGACTACTCCAAAGAGAACTGTTCCGACTAGATTGCGGTAGCGAAAGGCTACCCAAGCTGTTGGAAAGACAGCTAAGAAGTCTAGCCATTTGATTTGAGGAAGACTCCCAACCTTGCCTGTCACTACACTTGAAAGAATCAAGGCAAAGATAATAGAAACGGGCAAGAACTTCAAAAAACGCTCAACGATCGCAGGCAAGCCCTTATACTTGACCAAGATGAAGGGAATCATACGGGGAATCCAAGTCACCAAGCCAGAGAAAATAACTGCTAATAAAAGATACTTACTGACCATCTAAAACCACCCCCATTGTACAACCTAGCAAGGTCGCAAACAGAACAGCTAGCGACTGAGACACCACTGTTAAGAGTAAAAAGAAGGACACCGCAACAACTGCTAGGATAATGAGCAGATTGCGGACAGGAATCCGTCTTTGCATAATCTGGAATTGCGAAGCAAAAATTCCAATGAACATCCCAACCAGGGCAAAATCCAAGCCAAAGATTTCTGGATTTGGCAGCAGACCACCCAGAGCCGTTCCGACAACTGTTCCCACAAACCAAGCCACATAGCTGTTGAGATTGTTTCCGTGCATCCACATAGGATTGACCTTGTCTGTATGGGCTAACTCGCCCATCAAAACGCCATAAGTCTCATCCGTCAAGAGACTAGACATACCGATATTTTGCCAGAGACTGGTATGACGGAAATAGGTTGACGCATGCAAACTCAACAAAAAGAGACGCAAATTAATCAAAAAGACCGTCATAGCAATAGCTGCCACAGGTGCTTGAACCGCAATCAGTGCCAACATGGCAAACTGGGCACTCCCAGCATAAACAAAGAGGCTCATCAAGCCCATCTCAACAGGTGTCACATAGGGCGCACCGATAATCCCACAGGCCAAGCCAATACTGACATAACCAAGGGCCGTTGGCATGGCCGCCTGCGCCCCCTCCCAAAATCCTTTTTCTTTCATCTTTCTCCTCATATTGTCTTAATAATACTCAATGAAAATCAAAGAGCAAACTAGAAAGCTGGCCACAGGTTGCTCAAAACATTGTTTTGAGGTTGCAGATAGAAGCTGACGCAGTTTGAAGAGATTTTCGAAGAGTATAAGTAGGCTGAAAAGGCTCCAGCCATAGCATGGACTATTATAACACATTCAGGAAAGAGAAAAAAGTCTGCTGATTGTAATCAGACAGACTCCATTTTATTCTTATTTAATCTTGAAGAATTGAACAATTGCCACAATACCTTGATAAATAAAGACAAAGGCAATGGTGTAACTAATATAGAGACCGGTCATCAATGGGTGTCCCATCATGATTAAACCTGCTACGATTCCTAAAATCCCCATCCAAACTAGAGGGGTACCTACCGATTTATCCGTCTTACGAACCTTGAAACCAACGATAGTTTTTGTAATACCATTTGTCAAGGCCCATAAAGAAATGATAAATGGTACAAATGTTACCATTTCAATAAAGCTACCTGAGAACAAGGTAAGAGCGAGGATGAGGGTAACAATTCCTCCAAATAAATTCCAGCCATGCTTTTCTTCTGATTTGAAGTATTGTACAATCTCAGAAATCCCTTGAACTGCAAATACAAGTGCAAACCAGAAAGTCATGGAAGCCAAGCTAATAAGAGGATGTGCAAACATATTAAAACCTACAAAAACTGCAAAAATACCCGCAATTAGTAACAACCATTTCCAAATTTTCGACATTATTTTTCTCCTTTTTTAGAGGAATCTTCCTCTAGTATTCCATAAATCATCATATCCAAAACCTGTGATAATTGATGTTCATATCCTGAAACCAAGTCAGGCAAACTGCTATCTGACGAAACAGTTAAATAATAGGAACGAAACATATCCTGAATCAATCGCAGATAGTCCATAGCTCGTTTCTCATCAATATGCTCTTTCAGTTTGGATTCTGATATAAGTTTTTGACAAACTTGTTCATTCAAGTCCAAAAAGATAGCTTTCTGTGGTGCAATGTCTGCTTCCAATTCTTCTGGTGTCGCAATCATTGCCTCAAAGAAAATGTGGCTATGTTCTGGGTATTGCTGATAAAATTGGTGACGTCTTTCCATATAATCAGCTAAGGAGGGCACTTGACCTTCCACCCCCAGAAACACTGCCAAAGCTTTCTCAAAACTCTCCTGAAAACAAGTTAGATAGAGGTCTGATTTCCCTGAAAAATTATGATACAAAACTCCTTTGGAAATACCATCCACTTTACAAAGTTCATTGATGACAAAACCTTGATAGCCTTTTGTAGCAAATTCAAACAAAGCAGCGGTAATGATTTTCTCTCTTCGTAGTCTTGTTTTTTCTTCTTTTCTCATGTATTTATCTCTACATTTTTTAATTATAAACCGATTGGTCTGAAATGTCAAGCAACTTTCTCAAAAATTTAACAGTCTGCTGATTGTAGCCATCATAAACAGACTGGAATCCAGTCTCAAACATATAATATACACATTCTTCGCTAAATGTTTTCACGGATATTCAAGAGTATGATAAAGGCAGCTAGAAGAAATAGCAATAAAACAAAGCTAACTGCCAGAGTTCCAAAGCTAGTAGCAATGGTTACCAAAGCTATTGTAAATAAGCTAGGTAAAACAACTGTAATGGCACCGATAGAGGATTGAACTGCTCCCATTGACTCCTCAGGTATTTGTTTAAAAATGAGTTCCTGTAATCGAGGAGAGAGGATACCTGCGAAAAAGGCATCCAAGGCACTAAAGATAAGAATCCAGTCAAAACGAACTGCCACAAAGCCAACTAAAAGGAGTAATTGGATAATAAGCGAGGCATATAGGGCTAGTTTTATGGAGATTGTATTCTTCAGATAGCCACTCACAAGGCTTCCGACAATAAGGGCTGACAATTCAAGGGTGGATAACAAGGCAAGAGATTGACCTGTTTGTAAATTCAAAAAGGGCTGATTCCTCAAAAACAGAGTAGAAACAGGAACTGTAACATTTATCACTGCTTGACTAATAGAGATAATAAACAAAACCAAGAGCACCTTATTCATATTCCATATCAATTTTGATGATTGGAGCAGATGCTGGCAAAAGGATTTTACAGAGAGTCCTTCTTGATAGCTAATCGTTTTTTCTACTTTCAAGAGGTCTGTTTTTATGAAAAGAATACCTAAAAATGCGATTAAAAAGGTCAGAGCATTCAGTAAGGAAATAGACTGGATAGATAGAATACCTAGTAAGACTCCTCCTAGAATATTACTGATTGTTTTCACTAAACTAACAGTTGACTGTTTAAATCCAATAGCTTCTGCCAGATGGTCTTGCCCAATAATTCTAATGAAAATCGGAGTGAGCATGGCGCCTGAAAAATAACTCAATGTGTCAGATAAGAGGTTAATCAGACAAATAAATGCTACTAATAACAAGGAAAAGGACTGCCCTGAAAGTGATAAAGAAACGATAGAGTAAAGCAAAAATTTTGCAAAACTAATCATTGTATATTTTAGGACACGATGATGTTGAAAATCCGCCAAAACTCCCAGAAAGATTTGCAGAACTTGAGGAAGGGTTTCTGAAATCGTGATCAGTAAAATCGCCAAAGGGGCAAAAGATGCATCTGCCACATAATTCAAAAAGGCCAGATAAAAAATCGTATCCCCAACCGTTGAAATCCACTGGTTGATGGTTAATTGCCTAAAATTTCTATTTTGAAGAAATACTTTCATCACAACTCCTTTTTAAATTCAAATGGGAATCTTTCCCCAAGGATAGACCGCGATACTACTAACAACCAAAATTACAGTAACATCAAAATCTGACCAATACCATTGTATACTATATGCAGTCCAATAGGCCAATAAATTGACTTTGTCATTCTAAATAAGACTGCAAATATAAGACCTCCACCCATATAGAAGACAAAGTCTGTCAAGACCCAACCGTGATTACTAATGTGCGAGACCCCAAATAAAACAGCGGAACCAAGTACATCTAGCCCCCATTTCTTTCCTTTTTCCAGAGCAGTCATCACTAATCCACGATAAATCATGTCTTCAAAAATGGGACCTGCAATCACAGGATAAAAAAATACATCAAAAATGCCGTAGCTCCTGTAAAAGTAGGAGCAGCATGTTGATAAGAAATTTCATTTCGAGTAGGTGGGAAAAGAAAAAAGGTGACAAAATTCCAAGCAACAAAAGCAAGCAGAGCTAGGAAGGAATAGAAAAGATAGGATCTTTTAAACTTTCTATTGTTGATTTTCTGCCATTTCCCCGACCAAATCATAACAATAAGAGCAAATAAAACCACAAGAAAATTCAACATCATATCCGACAGATAATAGGTAAAGTCAGATAGACCAAGAGCAAAGTCGCTAGATAAAACCAGACCACTGAACTTCTGGTCAGCAATAACTAGTAGAGCAGCTATAATAAAGTAGTAGCGTGAGATTATCTTTTTCATCCTATTTTCTCCTATATTACGAAATAAAGAAAGCCCTAACCCAAACAAAGGCAAGGGCTTTAAATATCAATGACGACGATTAACAGTGGAAGAATCATGGTTAAAATATTTCTTCCAGAAATTAGTGATTGACCAAGGTGCTCCTAAGCCTACTCCAATTCCACCGCCTGGGTTAACCACAGTGTTGCCTCCTCTAACATCTTGCAACTCAGCTTCTGTCAATTCCATCGTTTCTGCAAATTGTAAATTTAACATCTTCTACACTCCTTCAATTATTTTTTATAAACCACTTCTGCGACCTAGGATTTGCTTCAAATGTTTTACAAGGACAGTATAACACGGAAATTGGCTTATTTTAGAAAATCGCATATTTGATATTTTTTCTTATAGAAATTTCAGATTTGCGATTTTGGTAGATTTGATTATTTCCCTGGTATAATAAAGTTATTACTAATGAAGAGGGAAGTAATATGAAGAAACAAGTTTTAACATTATTGACGATCGTTGCTGATATTATTATCTTTTTCCCATTTCTAACTAATCGATAAGCTCTTTGTATTGCTGCAAACGCAATTCAAAAAGGGCTGTCAATTGTGGATTTTCTAATACTTGCAGAGATTGGATAAAGTGTTCAATCTCTTTTTGATTGCTTCCTTTGGTTTGAAGAAAAATACTCATTTTCTTTAAAAATTGCCATGATACTTTCTCAAAAACATCGTACGGGCGGATCATACTCTCCAACTCGGCTTCAAAGATTGGGATGTAGGAGAAAAGTTTTCGCTCCATGAGCTCTGATAAGATATTTAAGAGTCCTTGCTTCATATACAATCGATTGTGTACTAACTCTTTAAATTCTTTAGATTTCTCAATTAAAGCGGTTGATAAAAAGATTAGGTCTTGATTGCTCAGAAAGGGCATGGTATTACAAAAGAGATAGAGTTCAAACCAGGTCCAAGACTCAATAGCATAGAGGTAGTTAGTCAAAAACTCACTATCCTCCTCTGCTAGCGGATAGTTTTTATCTAAGGAATGGAGTGCGTTTTTAATCACAATAGCATTCAAACGACGATAGGTCTGCGCCATCTGTTCTTGCTCGACTTCCTCCAACAGTTGCTCTAAACCAGCAATATCTTGATGGGCAAAGCGATCCACAACCCTTCTACCAATTCGCATATGTGGAGATTCTTGATAGTTGTTGAGCTTGTGCCCAAACTCATCAAAATTCATATTGATTCCTTGGATGGCTAATATGAGCTTATCCGCAGACAGCATAGACTGTCCTAGTTCAAACTTGGACAACTGAGAGGCTGTTAATCCAGCACATGCTACATCTGACTGCTTGAGCTTTCTAGCCAAGCGCAATTCCTTGTAAAATTCTCCCAATTCCATTCTCTCAATCATCTCACCACCTCCTATTTTTTATATAGTATATCATCATTTTTATAGCTTTGTCAAAATATTCTGACATTTAAGCGAGCAAAAAAGCCAGCCTTAAGCCGACTCCATTTTATTCCATCGTATCAAAAGCAAGACTTGGTTTGGCATTGAGATCCAAGTTTGCAAAGTTTTCTTTATTCCACTCGCTGACGCTGGCATAGGCAATCATACCTGCATTGTCTCCGCAAAGACGCAGAGGTGGAATGATAACCTTGACGTCAGTGATTTCGGCTGCTAGGCGTTCTCTGAGACCTTTATTGGCTGCCACACCACCTGCCACAACTAGGGTTTTAACAGGATATTTCTCCAAAGCCTTCTTAGTTTTTGCCATAAGAATATCCAAGACAGCTGCTTGGAAGGAAGCACACAAATCTTCTGTAGACAGGCTTTCTCCCTTTTGCTCGGCATTGTGATGAAGATTGATAAAGGCTGACTTCAAACCAGAGAATGAAAACTCCAGATTATCTTCCTTAATCATGGCACGGGGGAAATCATAAATATCCTGCCCCTGATGAGCCAGCTCGTCAATCTCACGACCTGCAGGATAGGTCAAGCCCATGACACGACCGACCTTGTCATAAGCCTCACCAACCGCGTCATCTCGCGTTTCCCCAACAATCTTGTAATCACCAGCCTCCGAAACATAAACCAACTCTGTGTGTCCACCGCTGACCAAGAGGGCTAGCAAGGGAAACTCCAAAGGCTCCACACTCTGAGCTGCCATGAGGTGACCAGCCATGTGGTTAACAGGAATCAGCGGAAGTCCATGAGCCCAAGCAAAGGTCTTGGCAGCTGACAAGCCAACTAGCAAGGCTCCGACTAAGCCCGGTCCATAGGTAACCGCAACAGCTGTCACGTCCTCTTCCGTAATCCCTGCTTCTGCCAATGCCTCCTCGATACAGGCTGTAATGACCTCGACATGGTGACGACTAGCTACT
This window of the Streptococcus sp. 116-D4 genome carries:
- a CDS encoding TetR/AcrR family transcriptional regulator, giving the protein MRKEEKTRLRREKIITAALFEFATKGYQGFVINELCKVDGISKGVLYHNFSGKSDLYLTCFQESFEKALAVFLGVEGQVPSLADYMERRHQFYQQYPEHSHIFFEAMIATPEELEADIAPQKAIFLDLNEQVCQKLISESKLKEHIDEKRAMDYLRLIQDMFRSYYLTVSSDSSLPDLVSGYEHQLSQVLDMMIYGILEEDSSKKGEK
- a CDS encoding peptide pheromone VP1 — translated: MLNLQFAETMELTEAELQDVRGGNTVVNPGGGIGVGLGAPWSITNFWKKYFNHDSSTVNRRH
- a CDS encoding amino acid ABC transporter substrate-binding protein, with the protein product MKKIVKYSSLAALGLVAAGVLAACSGGAKKEGEAASKKEIIVATNGSPKPFIYEENGELTGYEIEVVRAIFKDSDKYDVKFEKTEWSGVFAGLDADRYNMAVNNLSYTKERAEKYLYAAPIAQNPNVLVVKKDDNSIKSLDDIGGKSTEVVQATTSAKQLEEYNKQHADNPTILNYTKADFQQIMVRLSDGQFDYKIFDKIGVETVIKNQGLDNLKVIELPSDQQPYVYPLLAKGQDELKTFVDKRIQELYKDGTLEKLSKQFFGDTYLPAEADIK
- a CDS encoding HdeD family acid-resistance protein translates to MSKIWKWLLLIAGIFAVFVGFNMFAHPLISLASMTFWFALVFAVQGISEIVQYFKSEEKHGWNLFGGIVTLILALTLFSGSFIEMVTFVPFIISLWALTNGITKTIVGFKVRKTDKSVGTPLVWMGILGIVAGLIMMGHPLMTGLYISYTIAFVFIYQGIVAIVQFFKIK
- a CDS encoding XRE/MutR family transcriptional regulator, whose product is MIERMELGEFYKELRLARKLKQSDVACAGLTASQLSKFELGQSMLSADKLILAIQGINMNFDEFGHKLNNYQESPHMRIGRRVVDRFAHQDIAGLEQLLEEVEQEQMAQTYRRLNAIVIKNALHSLDKNYPLAEEDSEFLTNYLYAIESWTWFELYLFCNTMPFLSNQDLIFLSTALIEKSKEFKELVHNRLYMKQGLLNILSELMERKLFSYIPIFEAELESMIRPYDVFEKVSWQFLKKMSIFLQTKGSNQKEIEHFIQSLQVLENPQLTALFELRLQQYKELID
- the tsaD gene encoding tRNA (adenosine(37)-N6)-threonylcarbamoyltransferase complex transferase subunit TsaD, with the translated sequence MKDRYILAFETSCDETSVAVLKNDDELLSNVIASQIESHKRFGGVVPEVASRHHVEVITACIEEALAEAGITEEDVTAVAVTYGPGLVGALLVGLSAAKTFAWAHGLPLIPVNHMAGHLMAAQSVEPLEFPLLALLVSGGHTELVYVSEAGDYKIVGETRDDAVGEAYDKVGRVMGLTYPAGREIDELAHQGQDIYDFPRAMIKEDNLEFSFSGLKSAFINLHHNAEQKGESLSTEDLCASFQAAVLDILMAKTKKALEKYPVKTLVVAGGVAANKGLRERLAAEITDVKVIIPPLRLCGDNAGMIAYASVSEWNKENFANLDLNAKPSLAFDTME
- a CDS encoding AzlD domain-containing protein, which translates into the protein MVSKYLLLAVIFSGLVTWIPRMIPFILVKYKGLPAIVERFLKFLPVSIIFALILSSVVTGKVGSLPQIKWLDFLAVFPTAWVAFRYRNLVGTVLFGVVLIAVLRLAF
- a CDS encoding MFS transporter: MKVFLQNRNFRQLTINQWISTVGDTIFYLAFLNYVADASFAPLAILLITISETLPQVLQIFLGVLADFQHHRVLKYTMISFAKFLLYSIVSLSLSGQSFSLLLVAFICLINLLSDTLSYFSGAMLTPIFIRIIGQDHLAEAIGFKQSTVSLVKTISNILGGVLLGILSIQSISLLNALTFLIAFLGILFIKTDLLKVEKTISYQEGLSVKSFCQHLLQSSKLIWNMNKVLLVLFIISISQAVINVTVPVSTLFLRNQPFLNLQTGQSLALLSTLELSALIVGSLVSGYLKNTISIKLALYASLIIQLLLLVGFVAVRFDWILIFSALDAFFAGILSPRLQELIFKQIPEESMGAVQSSIGAITVVLPSLFTIALVTIATSFGTLAVSFVLLLFLLAAFIILLNIRENI
- a CDS encoding AzlC family ABC transporter permease → MKEKGFWEGAQAAMPTALGYVSIGLACGIIGAPYVTPVEMGLMSLFVYAGSAQFAMLALIAVQAPVAAIAMTVFLINLRLFLLSLHASTYFRHTSLWQNIGMSSLLTDETYGVLMGELAHTDKVNPMWMHGNNLNSYVAWFVGTVVGTALGGLLPNPEIFGLDFALVGMFIGIFASQFQIMQRRIPVRNLLIILAVVAVSFFLLLTVVSQSLAVLFATLLGCTMGVVLDGQ